One genomic segment of Paenibacillus xylanexedens includes these proteins:
- a CDS encoding carbohydrate ABC transporter permease codes for MAQARLVKKRDFHHVSSGWNVIMNIIAGLFALICVFPFIFVVIISFTDEKALARDGYRLIPAEWSLAAYQFVWQSGDTLLRAYGVTILVTVLGTIISLILMSLYAYAVSRKSFRYRRFFSIFAILTMLFNGGMIPTYMVVSQLLGLKDTLWALILPLAMNAFYIMILRTFYSTSVPDAVIESAKIDGAGEFYTFMKIVVPLSLPGLATIGLFSTLGYWNDWFNALLYIDNPNLVPLQSMLMRIESSIQFIQQNSANSSMSLAAMQSIPQDTSRMAMVVLATLPIIFAYPFFQRYFVQGLTVGAVKE; via the coding sequence ATGGCTCAAGCAAGGCTCGTTAAAAAACGCGACTTCCACCACGTATCCAGCGGCTGGAACGTGATCATGAACATCATCGCCGGTCTATTCGCTCTGATCTGTGTATTTCCTTTTATATTTGTAGTTATCATCTCGTTTACAGACGAGAAAGCACTGGCCCGTGATGGGTATCGTCTGATTCCGGCAGAATGGAGTCTCGCGGCATATCAGTTTGTCTGGCAGAGTGGGGACACGCTGCTGCGGGCGTATGGAGTTACCATCCTGGTGACGGTACTTGGTACCATCATCAGTCTGATTCTCATGTCGCTGTATGCGTATGCGGTTTCCCGCAAGAGCTTCAGATATCGAAGATTTTTCTCCATCTTTGCAATTCTTACCATGCTGTTCAACGGCGGGATGATTCCAACCTATATGGTCGTATCCCAGCTGCTTGGGTTGAAAGATACGTTATGGGCACTGATTCTGCCGCTGGCGATGAATGCCTTCTATATTATGATCCTGCGTACATTCTACTCCACCAGTGTACCGGATGCAGTCATTGAATCGGCGAAGATTGATGGCGCCGGTGAGTTCTATACCTTTATGAAAATCGTGGTTCCACTCTCCTTGCCGGGGCTTGCAACCATCGGGTTGTTCAGTACACTCGGTTACTGGAATGATTGGTTCAATGCGTTATTATACATCGATAATCCGAATTTGGTACCGTTGCAATCCATGCTGATGCGGATTGAGTCGAGCATCCAGTTTATCCAGCAGAACTCTGCTAACAGTTCGATGAGTCTGGCAGCCATGCAGTCCATTCCGCAGGATACGTCCCGAATGGCGATGGTTGTGCTTGCTACGTTGCCAATTATATTCGCTTATCCGTTCTTCCAGCGTTATTTCGTACAGGGTCTGACGGTGGGCGCGGTCAAAGAATAA